In one Nicotiana tomentosiformis chromosome 6, ASM39032v3, whole genome shotgun sequence genomic region, the following are encoded:
- the LOC138894386 gene encoding uncharacterized protein has translation MAEELKKHIERVQSVEGGKGIKGLNYEDLCIQPDVELPECYKPPKFKMVYGTGDDSSWYISQNPKKWENWVSMSSDFMDRFRFNTQNAPDIFYIQNLKKKLTETFREYATCWRSEAKKVKPALEEEQMNKFFVRAQDPRYYERLMVIENHKFSNIIKLG, from the exons atggcagaggaactcaagaaacatATAGAAAGGGTGCagagtgttgaaggtgggaaAGGCATTAAAGGTTTAaactatgaagatttgtgtattcagccagatgtagaacttcCGGAatgttacaaacctcccaagttcaagATGGTCTATggcactg GAGACGATTcatcttggtatatcagtcaaaacccaaagaagtgggaaAATTGGGTAAGTATGTCATCAGATTTTatggacagattcaggttcaatACACAGAATGCGCCAGATATTTTctatattcaaaacctcaagaagaagctgacagaaaccttccgcgagtatgctacttgtTGGAGATCAGAGGCCAAAAAGGTAAAgccagcacttgaagaagaacaaatgaacaagttctttgttagagctcaagatccgcggtattatgaaaggttgatggtcatcgagaatcacaagttctcaaaCATCATCAAGCTAGGgtaa